The proteins below are encoded in one region of Flavobacterium nackdongense:
- a CDS encoding HepT-like ribonuclease domain-containing protein, giving the protein MQDRLGDTVRLHHIVDAINEIENYIQDVDFDHFVKNSMMFNASLRQLEIIGEASNRLSEKILNDNSSIPWARIIGLRNLVIHEYFGIDDLTIWDVIKINLPDLKEKILVLLEEMR; this is encoded by the coding sequence ATGCAAGATAGATTAGGCGATACTGTTCGCTTGCATCACATCGTAGATGCTATAAATGAAATAGAAAACTATATACAAGATGTGGATTTTGATCATTTTGTAAAAAACTCGATGATGTTTAACGCTAGTTTACGTCAACTCGAAATAATTGGAGAAGCTAGTAACCGACTGTCTGAAAAGATTTTAAACGATAATTCTTCTATCCCTTGGGCAAGAATTATTGGTCTTCGAAACCTTGTCATTCACGAATATTTTGGTATAGATGATTTGACCATTTGGGATGTCATCAAAATAAATCTTCCTGATTTAAAAGAGAAAATTTTGGTTTTGCTGGAAGAGATGAGGTAG
- a CDS encoding nucleotidyltransferase family protein: MSLTTSQINIIKDFFSKQPVLKAYLFGSYGRGSENKDSDIDLLVELDYSQPIGLEFIQMQLDLQKLLSKKIDLVSARGLSKYIQPILDKEKKLIYAR, encoded by the coding sequence ATGAGTCTAACTACTTCTCAAATCAATATTATAAAGGATTTTTTTTCAAAGCAACCCGTTTTGAAAGCCTATCTCTTTGGTTCGTACGGAAGAGGAAGTGAAAACAAAGACAGTGATATTGATTTATTGGTAGAACTAGATTACAGCCAGCCCATTGGTTTAGAATTCATTCAAATGCAATTGGATTTGCAAAAATTACTGTCTAAAAAAATAGATTTAGTTTCGGCCCGAGGACTCTCAAAATACATTCAGCCTATTTTGGATAAAGAAAAAAAACTAATTTATGCAAGATAG
- the cysK gene encoding cysteine synthase A, which produces MKAKSILETIGNTPVVQINKLFGNSKEIWIKLEKSNPGNSIKDRIALAMIEDAESKGLLNADSVIIEPTSGNTGIGLALVAAVKGYKVILVMPESMSVERRKLMEIYGAEFVLTPREKGMKGAIEKAAELVLETPNAWSPKQFDNPANVEVHERTTAQEILADFPGGLDYIITGVGTGGHITGVAKVLKAKFPNLKVIAVEPELSPVLSGGTPGPHPLQGIGAGFIPANYHGQYIDEVIQVSKDDAFAFAKKIAKEEGILVGISTGASLAAVAKKLETIPDGAVVLTFNYDTGERYLSIEGLF; this is translated from the coding sequence ATGAAAGCGAAAAGCATTTTAGAAACCATCGGAAACACACCTGTGGTTCAAATCAACAAGTTGTTTGGAAACAGCAAAGAAATTTGGATTAAATTAGAAAAATCAAATCCCGGAAACAGCATCAAAGATAGAATTGCTTTAGCAATGATAGAAGATGCCGAAAGCAAAGGTTTACTGAATGCCGACAGCGTAATTATCGAACCAACATCTGGAAATACAGGAATTGGTTTAGCTTTAGTTGCTGCGGTCAAAGGATACAAAGTGATTTTGGTAATGCCAGAATCAATGAGTGTAGAACGCAGAAAATTAATGGAAATTTACGGAGCCGAATTTGTGCTTACGCCTCGCGAGAAAGGGATGAAAGGGGCAATCGAAAAAGCTGCCGAATTAGTTTTAGAAACACCCAATGCTTGGTCACCAAAACAATTTGACAATCCAGCCAATGTTGAAGTTCACGAAAGAACTACTGCTCAAGAAATTCTTGCCGATTTCCCAGGTGGTTTAGATTATATCATCACAGGTGTTGGAACTGGCGGACACATCACGGGTGTTGCAAAAGTGCTGAAAGCTAAATTTCCTAATTTGAAAGTAATTGCAGTTGAACCCGAATTGTCTCCCGTATTGAGTGGTGGAACTCCCGGACCTCATCCTTTGCAAGGCATTGGAGCTGGGTTTATTCCAGCCAACTATCACGGTCAATACATTGACGAAGTAATACAAGTCAGCAAAGACGATGCTTTTGCATTCGCCAAAAAAATTGCAAAAGAGGAGGGAATTCTTGTCGGAATTTCGACTGGCGCCTCATTAGCAGCCGTTGCCAAAAAGCTAGAGACGATTCCTGATGGAGCGGTTGTACTTACTTTCAACTACGATACTGGCGAAAGATACTTATCAATCGAAGGGTTGTTTTAA
- the rpmA gene encoding 50S ribosomal protein L27 produces the protein MAHKKGVGSSKNGRESESKRLGVKIFGGQAAIAGNIIVRQRGSKHNPGENVYISKDHTLHARVDGVVQFQKKRDNKSYVSILPFEVEA, from the coding sequence ATGGCTCACAAGAAAGGTGTCGGTAGTTCCAAGAATGGTAGAGAATCAGAATCGAAACGTTTAGGTGTTAAGATTTTTGGTGGACAAGCTGCTATTGCAGGGAACATCATCGTAAGACAAAGAGGTTCAAAACATAATCCAGGTGAAAACGTTTACATTAGTAAAGATCACACCCTACACGCAAGAGTAGATGGAGTTGTTCAGTTCCAAAAGAAAAGAGATAATAAATCTTATGTATCAATCCTTCCATTCGAAGTTGAAGCATAA
- the rplU gene encoding 50S ribosomal protein L21 — MYAIVEIAGQQFKVSKDLKVYVHRLANEEGTKVSFDKVYLLDDNGSITIGAPAIEGASVEAKVLQHLKGDKVIVFKKKRRKGYKKRNGHRQYLTQIVIEGISVSAPKKAAAKKETVEVAAEEVEAPKVKKAPKAKKEETQE; from the coding sequence ATGTATGCAATCGTAGAGATAGCAGGGCAACAATTCAAAGTTAGCAAAGACCTAAAGGTTTACGTTCACCGTTTGGCAAATGAAGAAGGAACAAAAGTTTCTTTCGATAAAGTGTATTTGTTAGACGACAACGGATCAATCACGATAGGCGCCCCAGCTATAGAAGGAGCTTCAGTAGAAGCCAAAGTGTTACAACACTTAAAAGGAGATAAAGTAATCGTTTTCAAAAAGAAAAGAAGAAAAGGTTACAAAAAGAGAAACGGTCACCGTCAGTATCTTACCCAAATTGTAATCGAAGGTATTTCAGTATCAGCTCCTAAAAAAGCCGCTGCTAAAAAAGAAACTGTTGAAGTAGCTGCTGAAGAAGTAGAAGCTCCAAAAGTAAAAAAGGCTCCAAAAGCTAAAAAAGAAGAGACACAAGAATAA
- a CDS encoding M16 family metallopeptidase produces MKKSIMALSAALLLGGIASAQKVDFEEYTLDNGLHVILHNDSSAPAVVTSVMYHVGAKDENPERTGFAHFFEHLLFEGTKNIKRGEWMKKVSSNGGINNANTTDDRTYYYEVFPSNNLELGLWMESERMLHPVINQIGVDTQNEVIKEEKRTRFDNQPYGNWQTEVKKNMFINHPYRWSPIGSMEHLDAAKLEEFQAFFKKFYVPKNAVLVVAGQIDIAQAKEWIKKYFGAIPSGEVVKKQIFTEEPITKTIKATYQDPNIQIPAVITAYRTPSMKTRDARVLDLISSYLSGGKSSKLYKKIVDEKKMALEIAAFGLSQEDYGTYMILGLPMAPYTLTDLLKEMDEEIVKIQTDLISEKDYQKLQNTFDNQFVNANSNLEGIAENLAKYYMLYGDINLINSEIELYHSITREEIREVAKKYLNPNQRLILDYVPSTDKAKN; encoded by the coding sequence ATGAAAAAATCAATAATGGCGTTAAGTGCTGCACTATTGCTGGGAGGAATTGCCTCGGCACAGAAAGTAGATTTTGAAGAATATACTTTAGATAACGGATTACACGTTATTTTGCACAACGATTCTTCCGCTCCGGCGGTCGTAACTTCGGTAATGTATCATGTAGGTGCAAAAGACGAAAACCCCGAAAGAACAGGATTCGCACACTTTTTTGAACATTTACTTTTCGAGGGGACTAAAAATATTAAACGCGGCGAATGGATGAAAAAAGTATCGTCAAATGGAGGCATAAACAACGCCAACACTACAGATGACAGAACGTACTATTACGAAGTATTCCCATCGAACAATCTAGAATTAGGGCTTTGGATGGAATCGGAAAGAATGTTGCATCCTGTCATTAATCAGATTGGAGTCGATACTCAAAATGAGGTTATTAAAGAAGAAAAGCGGACGCGTTTTGACAATCAACCTTATGGTAACTGGCAAACTGAGGTCAAGAAAAATATGTTTATTAATCATCCGTATCGATGGTCACCTATTGGCTCAATGGAACACCTAGACGCAGCAAAATTAGAAGAATTTCAAGCCTTTTTCAAAAAATTCTATGTTCCTAAAAATGCTGTTTTAGTCGTTGCAGGTCAAATTGACATTGCTCAAGCCAAAGAATGGATAAAAAAATATTTTGGTGCTATTCCAAGTGGCGAAGTTGTGAAAAAACAAATTTTTACCGAAGAACCCATAACAAAGACTATAAAAGCTACTTACCAAGACCCAAATATTCAAATTCCAGCAGTTATAACCGCATACAGAACCCCATCGATGAAAACTAGAGATGCTAGGGTTTTGGATTTAATTTCTTCCTATTTAAGTGGCGGAAAAAGTTCAAAATTGTACAAGAAAATCGTCGACGAGAAGAAAATGGCATTAGAAATTGCTGCTTTTGGCTTAAGTCAAGAAGACTATGGCACGTATATGATCCTTGGATTACCAATGGCTCCATATACATTGACAGACCTATTAAAAGAAATGGATGAGGAAATTGTTAAAATTCAAACCGATCTGATTTCCGAAAAAGATTATCAAAAACTACAAAACACTTTTGACAATCAATTTGTAAATGCGAATTCTAACCTTGAAGGAATTGCTGAAAACTTAGCAAAATATTATATGCTTTACGGAGACATCAATTTGATTAATTCAGAGATTGAATTATACCATTCTATAACCCGAGAAGAAATTCGGGAAGTAGCCAAAAAGTATTTAAATCCAAATCAGCGATTGATTTTAGACTACGTTCCTTCAACTGATAAAGCTAAAAACTAA
- a CDS encoding M16 family metallopeptidase translates to MKNTSILLFILFITGIMQAQDRPQPKPGKAPVVNIKKPQTFVLSNGLKVMVVEDHKLPRVTYNLTLDNAPFVEGKIKGIDQITSSLIGNGSKKTSKDVFNEEIDFLGANVNFSASGAYASSLSKYADRILELMAEGALNPNFTQVEFDKEKAKMLEALKTQEKSVTAISNRVTSALAFGKNHPFGEFVTAETINNITLPDVEANYRNYFVPENAYLVIIGDVKYNKIKPFVEKLFGKWEKRSTPKTTYPSPKNVEFTQINFIDMPAAVQSEIALVNTINLKMSDPDFFSSAIATYILGGGGESYLFQNLREKHGWTYGAYAEIGSGKYDSKVISTAAVRNMVTDSSVIEFINEIKKIRTEKVTEQALNDVKARYIGRFVMQVQKPQTIARYALNIETEDLPADFYENYIKNINAVTPEQVQLAANKYFLVDNTRIVITGKGSDVIPGLEKLKIPIFYFDKYGNPIEKPVAKKEIPAGLTAKTVLDNYIKAIGGEKAVASVKTIAMAGSTTIPQAPSPLTFTNKIDAKGKIKVEIAMGPMSLMKQVVNEKGAYVEQQGQRKNVEGDALAEMKASATPFEELQLAKKTGLAISGIETINGNDAYAIPNGKTTMYYDTKSGLKVAEAKTVEQGANKMTQMTTYLDYREVKGVKVPFNIIQNVGFELDIKMSEIKINEGVSDADFQ, encoded by the coding sequence ATGAAAAATACAAGTATATTATTATTCATTCTGTTCATAACCGGAATTATGCAAGCACAAGACCGTCCGCAACCAAAACCTGGAAAAGCGCCAGTGGTAAACATCAAAAAACCACAAACCTTTGTCCTTTCAAACGGTTTGAAAGTAATGGTTGTCGAAGACCACAAATTGCCTAGAGTAACCTATAATCTTACTTTAGATAATGCCCCATTTGTAGAAGGTAAAATAAAAGGTATCGACCAAATTACCAGCAGTTTAATCGGAAATGGCTCTAAAAAAACATCCAAAGACGTTTTTAACGAAGAGATAGACTTTTTAGGTGCGAATGTCAACTTTAGCGCAAGTGGAGCTTATGCAAGTTCTCTTTCTAAATATGCCGATCGAATCCTAGAATTAATGGCAGAAGGCGCCTTAAATCCTAATTTTACACAAGTAGAATTTGATAAAGAAAAAGCTAAAATGCTTGAAGCCCTTAAGACTCAAGAAAAGAGTGTTACAGCAATTTCCAATAGAGTTACTAGTGCTTTAGCCTTTGGAAAAAATCATCCATTTGGTGAATTTGTAACAGCAGAAACAATCAATAACATAACACTTCCTGACGTTGAAGCTAATTATCGCAATTATTTTGTTCCTGAAAATGCGTATCTAGTTATCATTGGAGATGTAAAATACAATAAAATAAAACCTTTTGTTGAAAAATTATTTGGTAAATGGGAAAAAAGAAGCACTCCAAAAACGACCTATCCTTCGCCAAAAAATGTTGAATTTACTCAAATAAATTTTATAGACATGCCCGCTGCTGTGCAATCTGAAATTGCCCTAGTAAATACTATAAATTTAAAAATGAGCGATCCTGATTTCTTTTCATCTGCAATTGCAACGTACATTCTTGGTGGCGGAGGAGAGAGTTATTTATTCCAAAATTTAAGAGAAAAACATGGTTGGACTTATGGCGCCTATGCAGAAATTGGATCTGGAAAATATGATTCGAAAGTGATATCAACAGCAGCTGTTAGAAATATGGTTACTGACAGTTCAGTAATTGAATTTATTAATGAAATCAAAAAAATTAGAACCGAAAAAGTTACCGAACAAGCGCTAAATGACGTCAAAGCACGATACATTGGTCGTTTTGTAATGCAAGTTCAAAAACCTCAAACTATTGCTCGATATGCTTTAAACATTGAAACCGAAGATCTTCCAGCAGACTTTTATGAGAATTACATCAAAAACATAAATGCCGTAACTCCCGAGCAGGTGCAGCTTGCCGCCAATAAATATTTCCTAGTCGACAACACTCGAATTGTAATCACAGGTAAAGGCTCAGATGTGATTCCAGGCCTGGAAAAACTAAAAATTCCAATATTTTATTTTGACAAATACGGAAATCCTATAGAAAAACCCGTTGCTAAAAAAGAAATTCCAGCAGGTCTAACAGCCAAAACCGTTTTGGATAATTACATCAAAGCTATTGGTGGCGAAAAAGCAGTTGCTTCTGTAAAAACAATTGCAATGGCCGGATCTACAACAATTCCGCAAGCGCCATCACCGTTGACATTTACCAATAAAATTGATGCAAAAGGCAAAATTAAAGTTGAAATTGCAATGGGACCAATGAGTTTGATGAAACAAGTAGTGAACGAAAAAGGAGCTTATGTGGAGCAACAAGGACAACGAAAAAACGTTGAAGGAGATGCTTTAGCTGAAATGAAAGCTAGTGCAACACCATTTGAAGAATTACAACTTGCCAAGAAAACTGGACTTGCAATTAGCGGCATTGAAACCATCAACGGAAATGATGCTTATGCAATTCCAAACGGAAAAACAACGATGTATTATGATACCAAATCAGGACTCAAAGTTGCTGAAGCCAAGACAGTGGAGCAAGGCGCAAATAAAATGACTCAAATGACTACCTACTTAGATTACAGGGAAGTAAAAGGTGTAAAAGTTCCTTTCAATATCATCCAAAATGTCGGTTTCGAATTGGATATAAAAATGTCCGAAATAAAAATCAATGAAGGAGTATCTGACGCTGATTTCCAATAG
- a CDS encoding DMT family transporter yields MNSKQLKWVYLITLALIWGSSFILIKRGLVGLTPLQLGSLRIIFAAIFLLLIGFKSLCKIPLHQWKYIALTAMLGTFVPAFLFAIAQTQIDSSVSAILNSLTPLNTMILGGLAFGLSFKRAQILGVIIGLIGTFLLIINGAIHHPEQNYYYAILVIIASICYATNVNLINKYLSDLSPLSISTGNFSVLLFPALAILFFSGFFDLIAVESVQHSVLFIMILGVVGTGIANILFFKTIQISSPVFATSVTYLIPIVAFSWGLLDKEMLTPVQFLGAFIILAGVYLSAKK; encoded by the coding sequence ATGAATTCGAAACAGTTGAAATGGGTGTACCTGATAACGCTTGCCTTAATTTGGGGGAGTTCTTTTATCTTGATTAAGAGAGGTTTAGTGGGGTTGACGCCTTTGCAATTAGGTTCGTTGCGGATTATTTTTGCAGCCATTTTTTTGTTGCTAATTGGATTCAAAAGTCTATGTAAAATTCCGCTACATCAGTGGAAATATATCGCTTTGACGGCTATGTTGGGCACTTTTGTTCCGGCTTTTCTTTTTGCAATTGCGCAAACTCAAATCGACAGTTCTGTCAGTGCAATTCTGAATTCGCTTACGCCTTTAAATACCATGATTTTAGGCGGGTTGGCTTTTGGTTTGAGTTTTAAAAGGGCTCAGATTTTGGGGGTGATTATTGGATTAATAGGAACATTTTTGTTAATTATAAACGGAGCTATTCATCATCCGGAGCAAAATTATTATTATGCAATTTTGGTTATTATAGCCTCGATTTGTTATGCAACGAATGTCAATTTAATCAATAAATATTTATCCGATTTGAGTCCGCTGAGTATTAGTACCGGTAATTTTTCGGTTTTGTTGTTTCCTGCTTTAGCGATTTTGTTTTTCTCTGGTTTTTTCGATCTAATAGCGGTCGAAAGTGTTCAGCATTCGGTATTGTTTATTATGATTTTAGGTGTTGTGGGAACGGGAATTGCCAATATACTTTTCTTTAAAACAATACAAATTTCATCGCCTGTTTTTGCCACTTCGGTAACGTATTTAATTCCAATAGTTGCTTTTTCTTGGGGATTATTAGATAAGGAAATGCTGACTCCAGTGCAGTTTTTAGGAGCTTTTATTATTTTGGCTGGGGTTTATTTGTCGGCTAAGAAGTAG
- a CDS encoding heavy-metal-associated domain-containing protein produces MNVIKSISAMLLASLLFVGCKEKSTEAVSDAATGTAAPKVKKEIAVANLQTASFTIKGMTCAIGCAKTIQEELNGLEGVQNATVDFDKELATVSFDKTVLNPEKLTKVVEAVADGKTYKVSNMKL; encoded by the coding sequence ATGAATGTAATCAAATCCATATCAGCAATGCTACTTGCAAGCCTTTTATTTGTGGGTTGTAAAGAAAAATCAACTGAAGCCGTTTCAGATGCAGCAACTGGAACAGCAGCACCAAAAGTGAAAAAAGAAATTGCCGTCGCAAACTTACAAACAGCAAGTTTCACCATCAAAGGCATGACTTGTGCCATAGGATGTGCCAAAACCATTCAGGAAGAATTAAATGGCCTTGAGGGTGTTCAAAATGCTACAGTAGATTTTGATAAAGAATTGGCCACTGTTTCTTTTGACAAAACAGTACTAAACCCTGAAAAATTAACTAAAGTTGTCGAAGCCGTCGCCGACGGCAAAACATATAAAGTTTCTAATATGAAATTGTAA
- a CDS encoding queuosine precursor transporter, whose translation MFESKKDIVYVILAGIFITNAVVAELIGGKLIHVGSAVMSIGILPWPVVFVTTDLINEYFGEKGVRKLSLITASLIGYCFILLYFAIRIPAATGISTVSDAQFFAVFGQSQWIIVGSITAFLVSQLIDVTIFHFLKNKTGNKMIWLRSTGSTVISQLFDSFIVLGIAFWATGIMTTDVYITSAFTGYFVKLIIAIGMTPMVYLGHYLIEHFLAKKHPTNS comes from the coding sequence ATGTTCGAGTCCAAAAAAGATATTGTGTACGTTATTCTGGCCGGTATATTCATTACCAATGCTGTTGTTGCGGAATTGATAGGGGGAAAGCTTATTCATGTAGGTTCGGCGGTGATGAGTATTGGAATTCTACCTTGGCCAGTAGTTTTTGTAACAACCGACTTAATCAATGAATATTTTGGCGAAAAAGGAGTGCGTAAACTTTCCTTAATTACCGCAAGTTTGATTGGGTATTGTTTTATCCTGCTGTATTTTGCGATACGAATTCCAGCTGCTACCGGAATCAGTACAGTGAGTGACGCTCAATTTTTTGCCGTTTTTGGTCAAAGTCAATGGATTATTGTGGGGAGTATAACCGCTTTTTTAGTTTCACAACTTATCGATGTTACTATTTTTCATTTTCTTAAAAACAAAACGGGAAATAAAATGATTTGGCTCAGAAGTACCGGTTCTACAGTGATTTCTCAGTTGTTCGATAGTTTTATCGTTCTCGGTATTGCCTTCTGGGCAACAGGAATTATGACCACCGACGTTTATATAACTTCTGCCTTTACTGGTTATTTTGTAAAGTTGATTATAGCCATCGGTATGACGCCTATGGTTTATTTAGGTCATTATTTAATCGAACATTTTTTAGCAAAAAAACATCCAACTAACTCATAG